In bacterium, one genomic interval encodes:
- the sprA gene encoding cell surface protein SprA, producing the protein MIRFRRHLSFAGLLLAVVMALSPMAEGQGIGFQGKFDNPPQVVSGYDGRPQVFSAANPPLSIEPFSTLLLRTPKVTGSSYDSSTISFSTEYYPGMTLVPVAVDAGEFMQYRLRRKVRLGFSNLSKQSLENAARERGGREGISVGIALPKRLSSVFGEGGGNLRVSGFRRISFSGRSQWTDGVQADLVGKSKFPSLNMDQIYRFDIEGTIGSKISVFVSEDSQTDIPLSNRLQIRYKGDDDDILKSIEAGNTNLQLPNTKFVGYSARIQGLFGLKAEAQIGALRLIGIVSQEKGSTERSSISASGEESATRIRDFDYAEGRIYDLGLAEEFSKNDRVTNLLVYEGRTFVRPEDGASLPTAIVRIDPKITPDDFQVTQKVEQIDQTLFDWFDDPVRNRHYVHFNSARRDYLVGIWMVIERRNDADSLLRTDTIGDQSNDTLVLKMLRPSGLATNPRHPTWPLVWRNVYSIPKGAQAADLNMRILKGPVGNEGTADAIDYQQSAGAVSENYLTLLGLDQYNRSGAKVPDDQIDDLRDVFESEWGLIIFPDREPFNSDTTFKDDNEAVTPALEDRSPNLYDYLSTKEKTENSKYYIEYSSRSRGSIIRLNRANIIEGSERVVADGKVLTRGPDYSIQYDFGTITLLSPEALDPNAKVTVDFEYAPFLAIQKKSLFGLRGEYSFSDEFRIGSTLLYKTDKAQDRKPRVGQETATMTVMDFDGTLKLYPHFLTKALNALPLIRTEAPSTMTISGEFAESRPNPNVDNVAYIDDFESALEQLNLPMGRGGWTMSSMPKQLSLDHTRAKLLWHNPLGGRPLQEIYDRDIRQGQGSVNTFRMIWRPRGTPQIADTNVVDTLPGPSFGGVMTYFAGIDAYRVQLFEVRVKGDRGKLHFDFGVISEDIDGNDAPNKEDGSAGLLENGQLEAEEDLGYDGKADPLEDNYNATTNPDPSGDNWYTAAGGDGAGKCPLPSCNPTQFDEDTDPRFYDFLNGTEGNIDDIVNLATPDAEQLTTTNFVTTNAYFSYTIDLSDQSDTGFYVPNSRNDSGWMTFRIPIRDSSMLDTIVAPSSGLPADWANVTHARVWFESDEFADRWDTVEVGAWYFVQSNWRDTTILKRGRDDTAKFVVASLSEDEGTFVPPPGVEAYQDQTSNVTETQKGLGLVFENVLVGDTCMAVKKLPSIDRYSGYGALEMYVHGGNKANELPADSILFFYRLGTDEKNFYEYRTMIRPGWDAGNHVKINFAELTGLKDGFQKALPKGATLSQVDSTVGNYRIKGNPNINQIQWMAAGILNKDSTEKANGEIWLDELRVTNVRKDVGQAVRLDVVGNLADVGSYNFQWENKNPYFRGISATTRGGSSDNLGGGSEDESYSYGVSLNMHMFLPRSWNASLPVGFNYSKATQLPLLRTNSDIVLPADVREEERVTSITRGFRASEQFRYKGGNPLFNLFLNRQQLNFSYSRSNRSDVTRPYSFGENYNLAGSFDMSWQKPPAIEPLKWTKSIPLLRDLKDTRISFFPYQWRWRGTFNRQISISDDANLKRTTSLQRDFDGGMDLAYKLFENLGVNYSFTTKNDLTNSDIVKIGMKEFRLGLQTYYSQNFSGNYDPKIFAWLGTAFGYTATYSDNYERTSKTRKGDLNRSWSVGGTWRHTDMFSMTKKGASKGGGNQPQMSASERAKGYRAEDLKKLGGKQKPAKTGKKSDRSLIDLPFAGVRFLTSWIEPVQYKYGRGYTASVPGMLTRPGWIYRLGVELDADVETIRESRNPESRETKNYEANSGFKFLGGLSTKVRFRRTISRDLVKIGDRAERTSTSWPDLDVTIGKFKTLPLIKGPVNKFIDVFAPRFGYSRETTEEMNLSLGKLLSESESEDFNPLLGVNFKLFRSLSLSATYGLDKKKGTRYNQSTGDITSKTESTQRSITVTSRYSFRSPGGLKLPFFGKMKITSTMNLELNVRHTKSESKSAIGENDLQSSADKSDMMITPVISYDFSTQIKGGLTGTWQDTKDGTRKSHVRMLQIWAEIRF; encoded by the coding sequence TTGATTCGATTCAGACGACATCTGTCTTTTGCCGGTCTGCTATTGGCTGTCGTTATGGCATTATCGCCGATGGCGGAGGGGCAAGGGATAGGATTCCAGGGCAAATTCGATAATCCTCCGCAGGTAGTCTCAGGGTATGATGGCCGCCCGCAGGTCTTTTCCGCGGCCAATCCACCACTCTCCATAGAACCATTTTCGACTCTGCTGTTACGTACTCCGAAAGTGACCGGATCATCGTACGACAGCAGCACGATCAGCTTCAGCACGGAATATTATCCGGGAATGACGCTAGTCCCGGTAGCGGTAGACGCCGGCGAGTTTATGCAGTATCGGCTTCGCCGTAAAGTCCGCCTGGGATTCAGCAATCTCAGCAAGCAGTCTCTCGAGAATGCCGCTCGTGAAAGAGGGGGGCGAGAAGGGATCTCAGTTGGGATCGCCCTTCCGAAGCGACTTAGCTCAGTGTTTGGCGAAGGCGGCGGTAACCTTCGGGTATCAGGATTCCGACGGATCAGTTTCTCCGGGCGTTCGCAATGGACCGATGGCGTCCAGGCAGATCTGGTGGGGAAGAGCAAATTCCCTTCTCTCAACATGGATCAGATATATCGGTTTGATATTGAGGGGACGATCGGTTCGAAGATATCCGTGTTTGTTTCGGAGGACAGTCAAACCGATATCCCGCTCTCTAACCGGTTACAGATCCGGTACAAGGGGGATGACGACGACATTTTGAAGTCGATCGAGGCGGGTAACACCAATCTACAACTCCCCAACACCAAGTTTGTCGGCTACTCCGCGCGAATTCAGGGGTTGTTTGGTCTGAAAGCCGAGGCCCAGATCGGTGCATTGCGCCTGATCGGTATTGTGTCGCAGGAGAAGGGGTCGACAGAGCGGTCATCGATCTCCGCGTCAGGCGAAGAATCAGCGACTCGCATTCGAGATTTTGATTATGCCGAAGGGCGTATTTATGATCTCGGACTGGCGGAAGAATTCAGCAAGAATGACCGCGTCACGAACCTTCTGGTATACGAAGGGCGTACGTTTGTTCGTCCTGAAGATGGCGCGAGTCTTCCGACCGCAATTGTCAGGATCGACCCGAAAATAACTCCGGACGATTTCCAGGTTACGCAGAAGGTTGAACAGATAGATCAGACCCTTTTTGATTGGTTTGATGATCCCGTTCGCAACCGACATTATGTCCATTTCAATTCTGCGCGTCGCGATTACCTGGTCGGTATCTGGATGGTGATAGAACGCCGCAATGATGCGGACTCGCTGCTTAGAACCGATACGATCGGTGACCAGAGCAATGACACCCTGGTCCTGAAAATGCTCCGTCCTTCTGGTTTGGCGACCAATCCCCGGCATCCCACCTGGCCGTTGGTTTGGAGGAATGTGTATTCCATTCCCAAGGGAGCCCAGGCCGCCGATTTGAACATGAGGATTCTCAAGGGGCCAGTGGGGAATGAAGGGACTGCCGACGCGATCGATTATCAACAATCCGCCGGGGCGGTGTCTGAGAATTACCTGACTCTTCTCGGGCTTGACCAGTATAACCGAAGCGGCGCCAAGGTACCGGACGACCAGATCGACGATCTTCGAGATGTATTCGAATCCGAGTGGGGACTTATCATTTTCCCCGATCGCGAACCTTTCAATTCCGATACGACCTTTAAGGATGACAATGAGGCGGTGACACCTGCACTCGAGGACAGATCACCAAACCTATATGATTACCTCTCCACCAAGGAGAAGACTGAGAATTCAAAGTACTACATCGAGTATTCCAGTCGCAGTCGTGGTTCTATTATCCGGTTGAACCGGGCAAATATCATCGAGGGATCCGAACGAGTGGTGGCTGACGGTAAGGTACTGACCCGCGGTCCGGATTACAGTATTCAGTATGATTTCGGGACGATCACGTTACTGTCGCCTGAGGCACTCGACCCTAATGCCAAAGTGACAGTCGACTTCGAGTATGCACCATTCCTGGCGATTCAGAAGAAGAGCCTGTTTGGTCTTCGCGGGGAGTATAGTTTCAGCGATGAATTCAGGATCGGCTCCACGCTTCTGTACAAGACAGACAAGGCGCAGGATCGCAAGCCACGAGTTGGTCAGGAAACTGCAACGATGACGGTGATGGATTTCGACGGCACGCTCAAGTTGTACCCGCACTTCCTGACCAAGGCGCTCAATGCGCTCCCCTTGATCCGGACAGAGGCCCCCTCGACTATGACGATCTCCGGGGAGTTTGCAGAGTCTCGCCCGAATCCCAACGTTGACAATGTCGCTTATATCGATGATTTTGAGTCAGCATTGGAGCAGTTGAATCTTCCGATGGGACGCGGCGGCTGGACCATGTCTTCGATGCCGAAGCAATTGTCGCTGGATCACACGCGCGCGAAATTGCTGTGGCACAATCCGCTAGGCGGCCGGCCCCTGCAGGAGATTTACGATCGAGATATTCGTCAAGGACAGGGGTCTGTCAATACGTTCCGTATGATCTGGCGGCCCCGCGGTACTCCCCAGATCGCCGACACGAATGTCGTCGACACTCTTCCCGGACCGTCATTTGGCGGTGTGATGACTTATTTCGCCGGAATCGACGCCTATCGGGTTCAGCTTTTCGAGGTACGTGTTAAGGGGGATCGCGGCAAACTGCATTTCGATTTTGGCGTGATCTCCGAAGATATCGACGGAAATGATGCTCCCAATAAAGAGGATGGGTCGGCCGGGTTGCTGGAGAATGGGCAGTTGGAAGCAGAGGAGGATCTTGGTTACGACGGCAAAGCTGACCCGCTGGAAGACAATTACAATGCAACGACCAATCCCGATCCATCGGGTGACAACTGGTACACCGCAGCTGGCGGTGACGGGGCGGGGAAATGCCCTCTACCGAGCTGTAATCCAACACAATTTGACGAGGACACTGACCCTCGGTTTTACGATTTCCTGAACGGCACAGAAGGAAATATCGATGATATCGTCAATTTGGCGACACCTGATGCCGAGCAATTGACTACCACAAACTTTGTCACGACCAACGCATATTTCTCCTACACGATCGACCTGAGTGATCAGTCGGATACCGGCTTCTACGTGCCGAACTCGCGAAACGACAGCGGCTGGATGACTTTCCGCATTCCAATACGTGATTCATCGATGTTGGATACTATTGTGGCGCCAAGTTCGGGCCTTCCGGCCGACTGGGCCAACGTCACCCACGCCCGAGTCTGGTTCGAGTCCGATGAGTTTGCCGATAGATGGGACACGGTTGAAGTTGGTGCCTGGTATTTTGTGCAATCTAACTGGCGCGACACAACGATACTGAAACGAGGACGAGATGACACCGCCAAGTTTGTGGTGGCATCGCTGAGTGAAGATGAGGGGACATTTGTGCCTCCTCCAGGGGTGGAAGCCTATCAGGACCAGACCAGCAATGTGACGGAGACACAAAAAGGTCTCGGGCTGGTATTCGAGAATGTTTTGGTGGGTGACACCTGTATGGCCGTGAAAAAGCTCCCGTCGATTGACCGCTATTCCGGCTATGGCGCACTGGAGATGTATGTCCATGGCGGCAACAAAGCGAACGAACTTCCAGCCGACTCGATCCTCTTTTTCTACCGTCTGGGAACAGACGAAAAGAATTTCTATGAATATCGAACAATGATACGTCCAGGATGGGATGCCGGCAATCATGTGAAAATCAATTTCGCTGAACTGACTGGTCTGAAAGATGGGTTCCAGAAGGCGTTGCCGAAGGGGGCAACCTTAAGCCAAGTCGATTCGACAGTCGGCAATTATCGGATCAAAGGGAATCCGAATATCAACCAGATCCAGTGGATGGCGGCGGGTATCCTGAACAAAGACAGCACTGAAAAGGCGAATGGTGAGATCTGGTTGGACGAGTTGCGCGTGACCAATGTCCGTAAAGATGTTGGGCAAGCGGTGCGACTGGATGTTGTTGGCAACCTTGCGGATGTGGGAAGCTACAATTTTCAGTGGGAAAACAAGAATCCGTATTTCCGCGGCATATCCGCCACCACTCGCGGTGGATCCTCGGACAACCTGGGTGGCGGTTCAGAGGACGAGAGCTATTCGTATGGCGTCAGCCTGAATATGCATATGTTCCTTCCCCGGTCATGGAATGCGTCCTTGCCGGTAGGGTTCAATTACTCCAAGGCAACCCAGTTACCGCTATTGCGGACGAATTCTGATATCGTGTTGCCGGCGGATGTTCGCGAGGAAGAGCGCGTGACCTCGATAACGCGTGGATTCCGTGCATCCGAGCAGTTCCGTTATAAGGGAGGGAACCCGCTGTTCAATCTCTTCCTGAACCGCCAGCAGCTGAACTTCTCGTACAGCCGGTCAAATCGTAGCGATGTGACCCGGCCATACAGTTTTGGCGAGAACTACAATCTTGCGGGTTCATTTGACATGTCGTGGCAGAAACCACCGGCGATCGAGCCGCTCAAGTGGACCAAGTCAATTCCGCTGTTACGAGATTTGAAGGATACGCGGATCTCATTCTTCCCATATCAGTGGCGCTGGCGAGGGACTTTTAATCGCCAGATCAGTATTTCGGATGATGCCAACCTGAAACGGACCACTTCGCTCCAGCGCGATTTTGACGGTGGCATGGACCTCGCATACAAGCTCTTTGAGAATTTGGGTGTCAACTACTCATTTACTACCAAAAACGATCTGACCAATAGTGACATTGTCAAGATCGGGATGAAGGAGTTCCGCCTCGGTCTGCAGACATATTACTCCCAGAACTTCTCGGGGAATTATGATCCGAAAATATTCGCCTGGCTGGGGACGGCATTCGGTTACACGGCGACCTATTCGGACAACTACGAGCGGACATCGAAGACTCGTAAGGGGGATTTGAATCGGAGCTGGTCTGTCGGGGGTACGTGGCGGCATACGGATATGTTTTCCATGACCAAAAAGGGGGCGAGTAAAGGAGGGGGAAATCAGCCGCAGATGAGTGCGAGCGAACGGGCCAAAGGATATCGAGCTGAAGATCTCAAGAAACTCGGGGGGAAGCAGAAACCCGCCAAGACAGGGAAGAAGTCGGATCGGAGTTTGATCGATCTTCCATTTGCGGGAGTCCGCTTCCTTACCTCCTGGATCGAACCAGTTCAGTACAAGTATGGCCGCGGCTACACTGCATCGGTGCCAGGTATGTTGACGCGTCCGGGCTGGATATATCGTCTTGGTGTGGAACTGGACGCCGATGTAGAGACCATTCGGGAATCCCGCAATCCTGAATCTCGCGAAACAAAGAACTATGAAGCAAATTCCGGATTCAAATTCCTCGGCGGGCTGTCCACCAAAGTGCGTTTCCGCAGGACGATCAGCCGAGACCTGGTCAAAATAGGCGATCGTGCGGAGCGGACCTCCACCAGTTGGCCCGACCTGGATGTGACAATCGGGAAATTCAAGACCCTTCCTCTGATCAAAGGGCCGGTGAACAAGTTCATCGATGTCTTTGCCCCTCGATTCGGCTACAGCCGCGAGACGACGGAAGAAATGAACCTTAGTCTTGGGAAGTTGCTCTCGGAGAGCGAATCAGAAGATTTCAACCCGCTGTTAGGGGTGAATTTCAAACTATTCCGCTCGTTATCACTCTCCGCCACCTACGGACTGGATAAGAAAAAAGGTACTCGCTATAACCAATCGACCGGGGACATAACCAGTAAGACGGAATCCACTCAGCGGAGTATCACTGTTACCAGTCGCTATTCGTTCCGCTCTCCCGGCGGTCTAAAGCTTCCGTTCTTCGGCAAGATGAAGATCACTTCGACGATGAACCTTGAGCTGAACGTGCGTCATACCAAAAGCGAGTCGAAGTCGGCGATCGGGGAGAACGATCTGCAGAGTTCTGCGGACAAGTCCGACATGATGATCACCCCCGTCATTTCGTACGATTTCAGCACCCAGATCAAGGGAGGACTGACTGGGACCTGGCAGGACACCAAGGATGGGACTCGCAAGAGCCATGTGCGGATGCTCCAGATCTGGGCGGAGATCCGCTTCTAA
- the murB gene encoding UDP-N-acetylmuramate dehydrogenase: MMTDQTATTPSLPIATLLGAFGPNLEFARELAPLTSYRTGGRAKYFVSARSGTEVTRAIEAAKRLQIPYFVLGGGTNLLVSDAGYDGLVIKVDVVGLRLLEPTLIECGAGEELMALVNFATESSLTGMEFAAGIWGSVGGAVYGNAGAFGGEIGNKIENVTLVDHGGSLKTVGPEYCRFGYRDSYLKVTHEVVVDLRLRLASGNRDSIAATVADILSQRDGKHPNDGMSAGCFFKNIPDSREKYGKLPAGRLLEEVGAKQMAVGGAKVFERHANIIVNSGTATSRDIRELADILKARVKERFGIELQEEVQQLGKF; the protein is encoded by the coding sequence ATGATGACTGACCAAACTGCTACGACACCCTCCCTCCCGATCGCGACCCTTTTGGGTGCGTTTGGACCCAATCTTGAGTTCGCCCGCGAACTGGCGCCATTGACTAGCTACAGGACCGGCGGCAGGGCAAAGTACTTTGTGTCGGCCCGTTCAGGCACTGAAGTGACCAGGGCGATCGAAGCGGCCAAGCGGCTCCAGATCCCTTATTTTGTTCTGGGCGGTGGGACCAATTTGTTGGTTTCTGATGCCGGCTACGATGGACTGGTGATCAAGGTTGATGTGGTAGGTCTCCGGCTACTTGAGCCGACTCTTATCGAATGCGGGGCGGGTGAAGAGCTGATGGCGCTGGTCAATTTCGCGACCGAAAGCTCATTGACGGGAATGGAGTTCGCTGCCGGAATCTGGGGCTCGGTAGGAGGAGCGGTTTACGGGAATGCAGGCGCATTTGGCGGGGAGATCGGAAACAAGATAGAAAACGTCACCTTAGTTGATCATGGCGGTTCGCTTAAGACTGTCGGTCCGGAATATTGCAGATTTGGCTATCGAGATTCGTACCTGAAGGTGACGCACGAGGTGGTGGTAGACCTTCGGCTCAGGCTGGCATCGGGAAACCGGGATTCCATCGCCGCTACGGTGGCTGATATCCTTTCGCAGCGTGACGGGAAGCACCCCAATGACGGGATGTCGGCGGGATGTTTCTTCAAAAATATCCCCGATTCTCGGGAGAAATATGGTAAATTGCCTGCTGGGCGACTTCTGGAGGAAGTGGGGGCAAAGCAGATGGCGGTGGGGGGGGCAAAAGTATTTGAGCGGCACGCCAATATAATCGTCAATTCGGGGACGGCGACCTCGCGAGATATTCGCGAATTAGCCGATATATTGAAAGCCCGTGTTAAAGAGCGCTTTGGCATTGAGTTGCAGGAAGAAGTCCAGCAACTTGGCAAGTTTTAG
- a CDS encoding DUF1844 domain-containing protein — MSSEQEIDIQFYQLVLSLQAAAMQQMGKLANPITGKVERDLAMAKNTVDMLEMIERKTRGNLNQDEKRMVDHLLYELRMNFVDELAKEKGAPESSKSTPNSSPESADNS, encoded by the coding sequence ATGAGTTCCGAGCAAGAGATCGATATCCAGTTTTACCAGTTGGTGCTTTCACTGCAGGCGGCGGCCATGCAACAGATGGGAAAGCTGGCCAATCCGATAACCGGGAAGGTGGAGCGCGATCTGGCGATGGCCAAAAACACCGTTGATATGCTCGAGATGATCGAGCGTAAGACCAGGGGGAATCTCAACCAGGATGAAAAGCGGATGGTCGATCATCTGCTGTATGAGTTGCGGATGAACTTTGTGGATGAGCTGGCGAAGGAAAAGGGGGCGCCGGAGTCGTCGAAATCTACCCCAAATTCATCGCCCGAATCAGCCGATAATTCATAA
- the recG gene encoding ATP-dependent DNA helicase RecG, producing the protein MPDLKLDSPLQFVKGVGPKRGEALAHHGLSTVRDLLAYLPRHYLDRTNVVPINRLRIGENATIIGEVKAHGVLRGKKPRYEVMLQDDTGAISLLWFAAIRYWERYFKKGMVFAATGTITDFMGLQMVHPDLERLEENTDRMIHAGRIIPVYPQTAAMTKLGLSSKGIRQLTTYIFEHLREKMPDQLPPEEQSKIGLPNLHDAIRGIHYPENRDEIETSRRRLAFDELLGLQFVVFQNLGKKKSAQKGQSYAEPSAKLTQFKESLPYELTDGQKKVTREIFVDLAKRTPMSRLLQGDVGCGKTVVAVLAALYAAENRLQVAFMAPTEILAEQHFRNWAGPLAQVGVEAGILTSTLSAPQRKAVARKCAEGQIDVLFGTHALIYDYVSFERLGLVIIDEQHRFGVEQRGKLFAKGDSPDLLVMTATPIPRTLALTLYGDLDISTIEDLPPGRKPIRTVWRLDEARPKIFEYVHEQVKAHGQGYVIYPLIEKSEQSDLENVEDAYAELALTFFRDLKLGMVHGRIKPKERDDVLLRFRKGEIDLLMATTVIEVGLDNPNATLMVIEHAERFGLAQLHQLRGRVGRGEKQSTVIAIAHGPLSDIAQQRLEYFAANTNGFQIAEADLQLRGPGELFGVRQSGAPELRAANLTKDRDLLEASRTLLEQLFHDPAKLDRPYKGLYQFLKTSAEQRQIQLGGG; encoded by the coding sequence ATGCCGGACCTTAAGCTTGACTCGCCGCTTCAATTTGTAAAGGGGGTAGGACCAAAACGGGGAGAGGCATTAGCCCACCACGGCCTGTCCACGGTCCGCGACCTCCTTGCGTACCTTCCACGGCATTATCTCGATCGGACGAATGTTGTCCCGATCAATCGGCTCCGTATCGGCGAAAATGCGACCATCATTGGCGAAGTCAAAGCGCATGGCGTCCTGCGCGGAAAAAAGCCCCGTTACGAAGTGATGCTCCAGGACGATACCGGGGCGATCTCACTGCTCTGGTTTGCGGCAATCCGGTATTGGGAGCGGTATTTCAAGAAGGGGATGGTTTTTGCCGCTACCGGAACGATCACCGATTTCATGGGCTTACAGATGGTCCATCCGGACCTGGAACGGCTGGAAGAGAACACTGATCGGATGATCCATGCCGGGCGGATAATCCCGGTTTACCCGCAAACTGCAGCCATGACCAAGCTGGGGCTTTCCAGCAAGGGGATCCGTCAGCTTACCACCTACATTTTTGAGCATCTTAGAGAGAAGATGCCGGATCAGCTCCCGCCGGAAGAGCAGAGTAAGATCGGATTACCGAACTTGCATGACGCGATCCGGGGGATCCACTATCCCGAGAATCGCGACGAGATTGAGACCAGCCGGAGACGGTTGGCGTTTGATGAATTGCTGGGGCTGCAATTTGTCGTGTTTCAGAATCTGGGGAAGAAGAAATCGGCGCAAAAGGGGCAATCGTATGCTGAACCGAGCGCCAAGCTGACACAGTTCAAAGAGTCGTTGCCGTATGAGCTGACCGATGGTCAGAAGAAAGTGACGCGGGAGATCTTCGTCGATCTCGCCAAACGGACACCGATGTCCCGGCTATTGCAGGGGGATGTCGGTTGCGGCAAGACTGTCGTCGCCGTGCTCGCCGCGCTTTATGCCGCAGAGAACAGATTGCAGGTTGCCTTCATGGCGCCAACGGAAATCCTGGCAGAACAGCACTTCCGCAACTGGGCCGGTCCGCTGGCCCAGGTCGGGGTGGAGGCGGGCATACTGACATCCACACTGAGCGCTCCCCAACGAAAAGCGGTCGCCAGGAAATGCGCGGAGGGTCAGATTGATGTCCTGTTCGGTACGCATGCGCTGATTTACGACTATGTCTCGTTCGAGCGGCTTGGGCTAGTGATTATTGACGAACAACATCGATTCGGAGTCGAACAGCGCGGGAAGCTCTTTGCCAAAGGGGATTCACCGGACCTGCTGGTGATGACCGCGACGCCGATACCGCGGACGCTTGCCCTGACGCTTTATGGTGATCTGGATATTTCCACAATTGAAGATCTGCCGCCCGGTCGCAAGCCGATTCGAACTGTCTGGCGGCTCGATGAGGCCCGCCCCAAAATATTCGAGTATGTGCATGAGCAGGTCAAAGCGCATGGCCAGGGGTATGTCATTTATCCGCTGATTGAGAAGTCCGAGCAGAGTGATCTGGAGAATGTGGAAGATGCCTATGCGGAACTGGCGCTGACCTTTTTCCGCGATCTGAAGCTCGGCATGGTGCATGGCCGGATCAAGCCGAAAGAACGGGACGATGTTCTGCTTCGTTTCCGCAAGGGGGAGATCGATCTCTTGATGGCGACGACGGTAATCGAGGTTGGCTTGGATAATCCGAACGCAACGTTAATGGTGATTGAGCATGCCGAGCGGTTCGGGCTGGCGCAATTGCACCAACTTCGGGGACGCGTTGGCCGAGGGGAGAAGCAGTCGACAGTCATAGCGATCGCGCACGGACCACTGTCCGATATCGCCCAGCAACGGCTGGAGTACTTTGCGGCCAACACCAATGGGTTTCAGATCGCCGAAGCGGACCTGCAGCTTCGGGGCCCGGGCGAGCTATTCGGGGTCCGGCAGTCCGGAGCACCCGAATTGAGGGCGGCGAATCTGACAAAGGATCGGGACTTGCTGGAGGCTTCGCGAACGCTTCTCGAGCAGCTCTTTCATGACCCCGCCAAGCTTGACAGGCCGTATAAAGGATTATATCAGTTCCTCAAGACCAGCGCCGAACAGCGGCAAATACAGTTAGGCGGAGGATGA
- the lepB gene encoding signal peptidase I — protein sequence MSDGIEKPESEAIQGQVAKPKAWLAGLLAVLVPGLGHLYLGLYKQAAVVWISVVLLLNLAILLLASVNWGVFGPLLVAVLILLLWIIPLVHVIIRARQISILQLPFNSAIFIIIVVAWVFLAPFAVPLGTKYHAYTVPASSMEDALQVGDRFLADQSYYLTKTPQRGDVIVFVWPGDNVTKFVKRCVGLPGDTVSMVDKQLFINGRPEVTAATVKHVDANTQKSPDGIKPTRDNMEPFIIPDGYYYFLGDNRDNSSDSRFWGPVSSELILGKAVRIYWSSNFERIGMPVK from the coding sequence ATGTCAGACGGAATCGAAAAGCCGGAGAGTGAAGCAATTCAGGGTCAGGTTGCCAAGCCAAAAGCATGGTTAGCTGGTCTTCTGGCAGTCCTGGTACCCGGGTTGGGGCATCTTTATCTTGGGCTGTACAAGCAGGCGGCCGTGGTCTGGATCTCGGTGGTCCTGTTATTGAATCTGGCCATTTTGCTTTTGGCATCCGTGAATTGGGGAGTTTTTGGACCACTTCTGGTGGCTGTGCTGATCTTGCTCCTCTGGATCATACCTTTGGTCCACGTCATTATTCGGGCACGCCAGATATCAATACTTCAGTTACCGTTCAATTCCGCAATATTCATAATCATAGTGGTAGCGTGGGTTTTTCTCGCTCCTTTCGCTGTCCCCTTGGGGACCAAATATCATGCCTACACGGTACCAGCTTCGTCCATGGAAGATGCCTTGCAAGTGGGAGACCGTTTCTTAGCAGATCAGTCGTACTATTTGACGAAAACACCACAGCGTGGGGATGTCATCGTTTTTGTCTGGCCGGGAGACAATGTCACCAAGTTTGTCAAGCGGTGTGTGGGCCTGCCTGGTGATACAGTGAGCATGGTAGACAAACAGTTGTTTATTAACGGAAGGCCCGAAGTTACTGCTGCGACAGTGAAACATGTGGATGCCAATACACAGAAGTCTCCGGACGGCATTAAACCCACCAGGGACAATATGGAGCCATTCATAATCCCGGACGGATATTACTATTTTTTGGGGGACAACCGGGACAATAGCTCTGATTCGAGATTCTGGGGACCCGTATCGTCCGAACTCATTCTGGGAAAGGCCGTGCGAATATACTGGAGCTCCAATTTTGAGAGGATCGGGATGCCGGTAAAATAG